The DNA region TGACGACCTGCTGAGCAAGCTGATCGAGGCGGAAATCGAGCGGGACAACGGCGAGATGGAACCGCTCGACAATGTGGAGATCACCGAATTCGCCACGCTGCTCGGTGGTGCCGGCGCCGAGACGGTGACCAAGCTACTCGGCACCGCGGCCGTGGTGTTCGCGCAGAATCCCGACCAGTGGCAGCTGTTGCTGGACGACCGCAGCAAGGTTCCGCTCGCCGTCGAGGAGTTGCTGCGCTACGAGGCGCCGGCGCAGTACAACGTGCGCCGCTCGATGCGCGAGGTCACCCTGCACGGGGTCACCATTCCCGCGGGCAAACCGGTGTTCCTGGTGGGTGGTTCGGCCAACCGCGACCCCGAGGCCTGGACCGATCCGGACACCTTCGACGTCGACCGCGATCGCACCGAGGCGCAGAACCTGGGCCTGGGTTACGGCATCCACAGCTGCCTGGGTGCCGCGCTGGCCAGGCTGGAAAGCGCGATCGCGCTGGACCGGATGCTGGACTTCATGCCCCGCTACGAGGTGGACTGGAGCGGCTGCAAGCGGGTCAACATGCAAAACGTCGCCGGTTGGAGCAACGTCCCGGTGCGGGTGCTGCCGTGATCGTCAGGGATTGGCGGGGGAGAGTTCCGGTGCGCTCCAACGCAGCGGACCGGGCCCGTCACGTTCGACCACCTCGGAGAGGTTGAATTCGACGAAGCACTGGGCGGCATCGGTGAAAGTATCCGGCTCCCAGACCAGTTGGGCGACGCCGGTCAGTTGGAGGGTGGCGCCGGACGCCCAGTCCATTACGAGAAGCCCGCAGTGCGGGTTCACCTCGATGTTGCCGAGCGTCATGAACAGCGAGTTACCTCGGTAGTCCGGCCAGCGCAACCGGTTGGCCGAGAGTACCTGCACGAAGCCGGGATTGCCGCCGCGGTGGGAGGCGTCGGCGTTGCCGTCGGCGTCCGCGGTGGCGACGAAGAACGTGTCGGCCTCGGCGATCATCCGCCGCTGCCGCTCGTCCAACCCGGCGGCGCGCCGGGGCGCGGACCGCTCGACTTCCGGGGTGAATGATTCGAGGTGCCTGCGCGAGATGTACTTCGGGCAGTTGGAGTACACCTGATCAACGGTGACGAGCAGGCCGTCACCGCGGGCAGCGACGGCGCCGTTGGCCCGCATCCGCCGTCGCCGCTGCGGTTGTAAGGCGATCATCCCGATCCGGGTGGGCCGGGTCAGGGCGGCCGCCAGCGGATCGCCCGGGGCGGGGTGGGCGGCCACGGCGATCGTCCGCTGGTCGACGGCACGCACGAAGCCCGGCGGCCCGACGAGTTCGCTCGCCCACAGCCGGCCGCCCGCGTCGGCGGCGCCGACCACCACCATCGGCTGTTCGGCGAGGAAGTTCGCGGCAGCCTCGGGAATGTCGCGGTGGATGCCGTTGCCGACCTTCGCGGCGATATCCGATTGACCCATGCGTTGCTGTACGGCGAGCTCACCCGCGTGGAAATGATTCATCGGCCGGGGTTCAGAAGAAGCCACACGTCGGTGCCGCACCGTTCGGCGCGGGTGCCGACTCGGCGCCGGTGGGTGCATAGACCTCGAGCCGGATTCCGTCCGGATCGGTGAAGAAGATGCCGCCCGATGGCAGCCCCTCGCCGTGGGCGACCACCCCGTCGTGGGCGAAGTCGACGGCGAGCTCGCGCAGCGCCGATTCCACGGCCCGCACCTGCTCGACGCTGTCGACCTGGAACGACAGGTGGTGCAGGCCGGGCGTGTCGGTGGCGAACGCGCCGCTGCTCTGCTGCCAGAGCGTGAGCACCAGCGTGCCGTCGTGACCGAGGAAGGCCCACTGTTTCGACTCGTCGGAACTTGCGGCCAATTGCTCGAAGCCGAGGGCGCGGCGGTAGAAGTCGGCCGACTGTTGCAGGTCCGACACGTTGAGCCCGACGTGTCCGGTCGCGAGCTGGGGTGCGGTGGTGGTCATGGCAGTCCTCCTGAGATGTAACCGGTGTAGTCATTTCACTGGTTAGACGATAACCCGGCTGCGGCGGCGACGCAACCGGTAAAGTGAAGATTGATGGTTAGGGAGGGGAGGCGGTCACGGTGCCGGACCCTGCGCGCTCGTTAAGCTCAGTCGTGCGCGATCCACGGCCCCACGTCGGCGAACCGCTGGCGTTGGACCTGCTGAACACCCAATGGGTGGACGACGGCCCACGCGATCTGCTCACCGACGTGGCCGGGCTGCGGATCTGGCTGACGTCGGCGGGTCTGTCCGGCCGCGCGACCGCCGACACCCGGACGCTCGAGGCTCTGCTGACCGCACGCACCGCGATCCTGGACGCGGTCCGGCACGGCGGCCAGGACGCGCTCAACGAGGTCCTCGACCACGGCCGGATCCGCAGGCGCCTGACCGACGACGGTCCCGTCGACCTGCCGGACGTTGCCGACCCCGCCTGGCTGCCCGCCTGGGTCGCCGCGGACAACCTGCTGCACTTGCTCGCGACCGCGCCCGACCGGATCCGGCAGTGTGCCCACCCCGATTGCGTGCTGTATTTCCTCGACACGTCCAAGAACGCCACGCGCCGTTGGCATTCCATGGCCATCTGCGGTAACCGCGCAAAGGCTGCCCGGCACTACGCCAGGCGGTCGTAACCGGGGATTTCGGCGTGATCACGCACGGTGAGCGTGTGGGATCACGCCGAAATCACCCCTGGGCGGCCTGTTCCTTGGCCCAGCGGTAGTCGGCCTTGCCGGCCGGGCTGCGCTCGATGACGGGACGGAACACCACCGCCTTGGGCAGCTTGTAGCGGGCCAGCGTGGTCCCGGCGTGCGCGATGAGTTCGTCGGCCGCGACCGCCTCGCCCGGTGCCAGCGCGACCACGGCCACCACCTCCTGGCCCCACCGGTCACTGGGGCGGCCGGCGACCACCACATCGAGCACCGCGGGGTGCGACGCCAGCGCGGTCTCGACCTCCTCGGCGAAGATCTTCTCGCCGCCGGAGTTGATGGTCACCGAATCGCCGAGCAGATGGACGTTGCCGTCGGCGAGGTGACGCGCCCGGTCACCCGGAATGGCGTACCGCAGGCCGTCGACCACCGGGAACGTGCGGGCGGTCTTC from Mycolicibacterium sp. MU0053 includes:
- a CDS encoding cytochrome P450, which produces MSTATVVFDPFSEDFFTSPYEIYRRMREEAPVYYSEQYDFYALTRHADVAAAFKDHETYSSAYGVDLAQVRKGHVTEHGSIIAMDPPAHRRMRSLLNRVFTPRAIQDKRDLVTESIDKHLSAVDPAGFDFVQDFSARFPVDVMTTMQGVPEEDRQQIRVWIDDFLHRDPGQVDMSEEGLKSAIDMAVYYFRLVKKRRTELGDDLLSKLIEAEIERDNGEMEPLDNVEITEFATLLGGAGAETVTKLLGTAAVVFAQNPDQWQLLLDDRSKVPLAVEELLRYEAPAQYNVRRSMREVTLHGVTIPAGKPVFLVGGSANRDPEAWTDPDTFDVDRDRTEAQNLGLGYGIHSCLGAALARLESAIALDRMLDFMPRYEVDWSGCKRVNMQNVAGWSNVPVRVLP
- a CDS encoding pyridoxamine 5'-phosphate oxidase family protein translates to MNHFHAGELAVQQRMGQSDIAAKVGNGIHRDIPEAAANFLAEQPMVVVGAADAGGRLWASELVGPPGFVRAVDQRTIAVAAHPAPGDPLAAALTRPTRIGMIALQPQRRRRMRANGAVAARGDGLLVTVDQVYSNCPKYISRRHLESFTPEVERSAPRRAAGLDERQRRMIAEADTFFVATADADGNADASHRGGNPGFVQVLSANRLRWPDYRGNSLFMTLGNIEVNPHCGLLVMDWASGATLQLTGVAQLVWEPDTFTDAAQCFVEFNLSEVVERDGPGPLRWSAPELSPANP
- a CDS encoding VOC family protein; amino-acid sequence: MTTTAPQLATGHVGLNVSDLQQSADFYRRALGFEQLAASSDESKQWAFLGHDGTLVLTLWQQSSGAFATDTPGLHHLSFQVDSVEQVRAVESALRELAVDFAHDGVVAHGEGLPSGGIFFTDPDGIRLEVYAPTGAESAPAPNGAAPTCGFF
- a CDS encoding CGNR zinc finger domain-containing protein — protein: MRDPRPHVGEPLALDLLNTQWVDDGPRDLLTDVAGLRIWLTSAGLSGRATADTRTLEALLTARTAILDAVRHGGQDALNEVLDHGRIRRRLTDDGPVDLPDVADPAWLPAWVAADNLLHLLATAPDRIRQCAHPDCVLYFLDTSKNATRRWHSMAICGNRAKAARHYARRS